One Solea senegalensis isolate Sse05_10M linkage group LG3, IFAPA_SoseM_1, whole genome shotgun sequence genomic window carries:
- the haus6 gene encoding HAUS augmin-like complex subunit 6: MANPALFQKKKGKYLWFALHGLGFQPDTAISSFAKLKINVKHINLGPNMFDKPNKGAAYIVIHFLLVKLNPTRFQDAYRHCWPVLDHKADAEFRKVTCAWLREIMDEIANAGSKVVASLFLSPGGPKFISLMLQLANHVMLQEMKSFTKDGCWVPESAAMPASSLDMAVKRFNLTTKRFLKTAVDQDRFLLEYQRRAPLLVKSMRDFREDGTKYNELLKRYSSDSVSEELSSAEKTKKVRSLWADIDQMLSTIKEEQSSVASVLKGDVDQYVLDGTDRVLKVPRSLLERIEQLPHQLSSGNVYEAGQLNLLCVLELMNHALHVLRDERRRVSDAPKSDLNPRHLQEKCQQMSRVLQDLHLIRQKISKEQIPDVRSSISEMEAEWDRKWMDTIKDAPLDGFLNEDPALGFLSPMAPLSFKPAAEATYRSSVFSQYPAKLLEEKPAEVKSQEVINLSFSNLKSSFSERSESPIVTTEASSRVNTSLDWLFDTPPSPPLGAPPLPPPQANVASVKTTTSVHPKVAPARTKTQILDMEYDNLADQFADAVTTASPTEGTARSLDLEGLLSTLHGDPFSTRKQLPRTPERLILDVKNSWRKALEEDIGKKLTKLNESTTPPSFQELNVSMSPDTPTVVTPSSPPVCQQEASFKSTMLWDTFNSDSLGSSAVQFSLNHETLPEMPECDSMLSLGDDAVDLKSEEDDDELLFPFIKTEAEQPPLNAANHWFKSQQVCEDGSFIENKERTLSGHNVSGLERDWLSGPVKSVEASAKVFSLDLDSLDMPSPPKQDYCLPQLITFSPIDDLKL; the protein is encoded by the exons ATGGCGAACCCGGCGTtgtttcagaaaaagaaaggaaagtaTCTGTGGTTTGCTCTTCACGGGCTGGGATTTCAACCGGACACTGCTATATCGTCTTTCGCTAAACTCAAAATCAACGTTAAACACATCAACCTGGGACC GAATATGTTTGACAAACCAAACAAGGGTGCTGCCTACATTGTCATCCATTTCCTCTTGGTGAAACTCAACCCGACGCGTTTTCAGGACGCATACAG ACATTGCTGGCCTGTACTCGACCACAAAGCAGATGCTGAGTTTAGGAAAGTCACCTGCGCTTGGCTGCGAGAAATAATG GATGAAATTGCGAATGCAGGATCCAAAGTAGTTGCATCCTTGTTCCTCTCCCCCGGAGGCCCAAAGTTTATCAGCTTGATGCTTCAGTTGGCCAACCATGTCATGCTGCAGGAAATGAAGTCCTTCACCAAAG ATGGCTGCTGGGTTCCAGAGTCTGCAGCAATGCCTGCTTCTTCCTTGGATATGGCTGTGAAGAGATTCAACCTGACCACTAAAAGGTTTTTGAAAACGGCAGTGGATCAGGACCGTTTTCTCCTGGAGTACCAGAGACGAGCCCC GCTTCTTGTAAAATCTATGAGGGATTTCAGAGAAGATGGCACCAAGTACAATGAACTACTCAA GCGTTACAGCAGTGATTCTGTGTCAGAGGAACTTTCTTCAGCTGAGAAGACAAAGAAG GTGCGCTCCTTGTGGGCAGACATTGATCAAATGTTGTCAACGATCAAAGAGGAGCAGAGTTCAGTGGCAAGTGTTTTGAAAGGGGACGTAGACCAGTACGTCCTGGATGGAACGGATCGAGTACTCAAAGTTCCCCGCAGTCTGCTGGAGAGAATTGAACAGCTCCCACATcag TTGAGTTCGGGGAATGTGTACGAGGCCGGTCAGCTGaacctcctgtgtgtgttggagCTGATGAACCACGCGCTGCATGTCCTCAGAGACGAGCGTCGGCGTGTCTCAGATGCACCAAAATCTGACCTCAATCCTCGGCATCTGCAGGAGAAGTGTCAGCAGATGAGCCGCGTGCTGCAGGACCTCCACCTCATCAG ACAGAAGATTTCTAAAGAGCAAATTCCTGATGTCAGAAGTAGCATCAGTGAGATGGAGGCTGAGTGGGACAGGAAGTGGATGGACACCATCAAAGATGCACCACTTGATGGTTTTCTGAATGAGGATCCT GCTCTCGGATTTCTGTCACCAATGGCGCCATTGTCATTTAAGCCGGCAGCCGAAGCTACTTACAGAAGTAGTGTGTTTTCTCAGTACCCTGCTAAACTTCTTG AGGAGAAGCCTGCAGAGGTGAAATCACAGGAAGTCATCAACCTAAGTTTTTCAAACCTAAAAAG CTCTTTCTCAGAGAGGAGTGAGAGTCCCATTGTCACCACTGAAGCTTCATCGCGAGTAAACACCTCTCTGGACTGGCTTTTCGACACACCTCCATCTCCTCCCCTGGGGGCTCCACCTTTACCACCACCTCAGGCCAATGTT GCCAGTGTGAAGACGACGACTAGTGTTCACCCAAAGGTGGCCCCTGCAAGAACCAAGACGCAGATATTAGACATGGAGTATGATAACCTTGCAGATCAG tttgcaGATGCTGTAACTACAGCTAGTCCCACAGAAGGCACGGCCAGAAGTCTGGACTTGGAGGGCCTTCTCAGCACTCTTCATGGAGATCCTTTCTCTACAAGAAAGCAGCTGCCACGTACACCTGAACGTTTAA TTCTGGATGTGAAAAATTCATGGAGGAAAGCACTCGAAGAAGACATAGGGAAGAAGTTGACCAAGCTTAACGAAAGCACAACACCTCCTTCCTTCCAGGAGCTCAATGTGTCAATGAGCCCTGACACCCCCACTGTGGTGACCCCCAGCAGTCCCCCTGTCTGCCAGCAGGAGGCCTCATTCAAGTCCACAATGCTGTGGGACACCTTCAACTCTGACAGCCTGGGCAGTAGTGCGGTCCAGTTCAGCCTCAACCACGAAACTCTCCCTGAAATGCCAGAGTGTGACAGTATGCTCAGCCTTGGGGATGACGCGGTGGATTTGAAGAGTGAGGAGGACGACGATGAGCTTCTCTTTCCCTTCATAAAGACTGAAGCAGAGCAGCCACCACTAAATGCAGCTAATCATTGGTTTAAGAGCCAACAGGTGTGTGAAGATGGCTCCTTTATTGAAAACAAGGAGAGGACATTGTCAGGACACAATGTCTCTGGTCTGGAGAGAGACTGGCTCTCAGGGCCTGTTAAGTCCGTGGAAGCCTCTGCAAAGGTTTTCTCCCTGGACCTGGATTCACTGGACATGCCATCACCTCCAAAACAGGATTACTGCCTCCCACAACTCATTACGTTCTCTCCAATAGATGACTTGAAGTTGTGA
- the plaa gene encoding phospholipase A-2-activating protein isoform X1, with the protein MALSNTYKLRCSIPGHEMDVRGLAAALFPDGAFVSVSRDRTGRVWVPNSSPDKGFTEMHCMSGHSNFVSCVCIIAPNETYPRGLIATGGNDNDICIFSMDSPQPLFTLKGHKNTVCTLSSGKFGTLLSGSWDTTAKVWLNEKCMMTLQGHAAAVWAVVILPEQGLMLSGSADKTIKLWKAGRCEKTFTGHEDCVRGLAVISNTEFFSCSNDTSIRRWHVNGECLQVYYSHTNYIYSLAVFPNCQDFVSTGEDRTLRIWRKGECTQTIRLPAQSVWCCCILPNGDIAVGASDGIIRVFTETEDRFASAEDLQAFEDELSKTTIDPKTGDLGDIKMEDLPGREHLNEPGNRDGQTRLIKDEQKVEAYQWSVSDGRWVKIGDVVGGSNQQTSKSVMYEGKEYDYVFTIDVNEGGPSMKLPYNVSDDPWLTAHNFLQKNDLSPMFLDQVANFIIENTKGHVVGPAQPAGGDPFTGGARYIPGASDNGPGFGADPFTGSGRYIPGSGVNPSAPVGPADPFTGGGAYSSAALRQITTNIYFPKTDPVTFEQASITQIIAKLKELNDSAPQGHKLSEEILESLERLLVSVCGPNSSEPLPNIQQINLLWKASHWPEDIVFPVLDIMRLAVRHPQINESLCGEAEGVQLCNHLLSLMRPEGRPANQMLALRTLCNCFTGRHGRALLMAQREAVLSHAADLASVSNKNIHVALATLVLNYAGCLHSQPDLEAKAQCLSVASRALETVQDKEAVFRLLVALGTTVASDQTAQDLARSLGVNSQISKYSSVSDPSKVAECCQLVLKELQ; encoded by the exons ATGGCGTTGTCTAACACATACAAACTCCGGTGCTCCATCCCGGGCCACGAAATGGACGTGAGGGGACTCGCGGCCGCTCTTTTCCCAGACGGCGCGTTCGTTTCTGTGTCGAGGGACCGAACCGGAAGAGTCTGGGTACCAAACTCAAG CCCAGACAAAGGCTTCACAGAGATGCACTGCATGTCCGGCCACTCGAATTTTGTATCCTGTGTATGCATTATTGCTCCAAATGAAACATACCCTCGAGGACTTATTGCCACTGGTGGGAATGACAATGACATCtgcattttctcaatggacagTCCACAGCCCCTATTCACTCTTAAGGGCCACAAAAATACAG TTTGCACCCTGTCCTCTGGGAAGTTTGGGACACTTTTGAGCGGCTCCTGGGACACCACAGCTAAAGTCTGGCTCAATGAAAAGTGCATGATGACCCTGCAG GGCCACGCTGCTGCAGTTTGGGCTGTGGTCATATTACCTGAACAAGGCCTCATGCTTTCTGGATCAGCAGATAAAACCATCAAGCTTTGGAAAGCGGGTCGATGCGAGAAAACTTTCACAG gtcACGAGGATTGTGTAAGGGGACTAGCAGTGATCAGCAACACTGAGTTTTTCTCTTGCAGCAATGACACCAGTATCAGAAGGTGGCATGTGAATGGCGAATGTTTGCAGGTCTATTATAGCCACACCAACTACATCTACAGCTTAGCTGTCTTTCCCAACTGCCAAG ATTTTGTAAGTACAGGAGAGGACAGGACTTTGAGGATATGGAGGAAGGGAGAATGTACTCAGACCATCCGTCTGCCTGCCCAGTCTGTCTGGTGCTGCTGTATTCTTCCTAATGGAGACATAGCTGTGGGAGCCAG CGATGGAATTATCCGTGTTTTTACGGAAACTGAGGACCGCTTTGCCAGTGCAGAAGACCTGCAGGCTTTTGAGGACGAGCTCTCCAAAACCACCATTGACCCCAAGACAGGCGACCTTGGAGATATCAAAATGGAAGATCTTCCTGGAAGAGAACACCTTAATGAGCCTG GAAATCGTGACGGACAGACACGGCTGATTAAAGATGAACAGAAGGTGGAGGCATATCAGTGGAGCGTCAGCGATGGCCGCTGGGTAAAAATCGGAGATGTAGTTGGAGGCTCCAATCAACAGACTTCCAAGAGTGTGATGTATGAAGGAAAG GAATATGACTACGTCTTCACCATTGACGTAAATGAGGGAGGGCCGTCCATGAAACTGCCTTACAATGTCTCGGATGATCCCTGGCTGACAGCACACAACTTCTTGCAGAAGAATGACCTGAGCCCCATGTTCCTTGACCAGGTTGCCAATTTTATCATAGAGAACACTAAAGGTCATGTGGTAGGACCAGCCCAGCCTGCTGGCGGTGATCCATTCACTG GAGGAGCTCGGTATATTCCCGGGGCGTCTGATAATGGGCCAGGCTTTGGAGCGGATCCCTTCACAG gCTCTGGTCGCTACATCCCAGGGTCTGGGGTGAACCCAAGTGCTCCTGTGGGTCCAGCAGATCCCTTCACAG gTGGAGGCGCGTACTCCTCTGCAGCCCTCAGACAAATCACAACTAACATCTATTTCCCCAAGACTGATCCTGTGACTTTTGAGCAAGCCAGTATCACACAGATCATTG CCAAGCTGAAGGAGTTGAATGACAGTGCCCCTCAGGGGCACAAGCTATCTGAGGAGATTTTGGAAAGTCTCGAAAGGCTGCTGGTGTCCGTCTGTGGGCCGAACTCCTCAGAACCTCTTCCAAACATCCAGCAAATCAATCTACTGTGGAAAGCTTCTCACTGGCCTGAAG ACATCGTATTTCCGGTCCTGGACATCATGAGGCTGGCAGTACGTCACCCGCAGATTAATGAGAGCCTCTGTGGAGAGGCAGAGGGAGTCCAGCTGTGCAACCATCTGCTGAGCCTGATGAGGCCTGAGGGGCGCCCTGCCAACCAGATGTTGGCACTGCGGACTCTGTGTAACTGCTTCACTGGCAGGCACGGCCGAGCCCTCCTCATGGCCCAGCGTGAAGCGGTGCTGTCACATGCTGCTGACCTGGCCTCCGTCAGCAATAAGAACATCCATGTTGCTCTTGCCACTCTGGTGCTTAACTATGCTGGCTGCCTGCACAGCCAACCCGATCTTGAGGCCAAGGCccagtgtctctctgtggccAGCAGAGCTCTGGAGACGGTGCAAGACAAGGAGGCTGTGTTTAGGCTGCTGGTGGCCTTGGGAACCACTGTGGCTTCAGACCAAACGGCCCAGGACCTGGCCCGCTCTTTGGGGGTCAATTCTCAGATTTCAAAGTACTCATCGGTGTCTGATCCATCTAAAGTGGCTGAGTGTTGCCAACTGGTTTTAAAAGAACTACAATGA
- the plaa gene encoding phospholipase A-2-activating protein isoform X2, with protein MALSNTYKLRCSIPGHEMDVRGLAAALFPDGAFVSVSRDRTGRVWVPNSSPDKGFTEMHCMSGHSNFVSCVCIIAPNETYPRGLIATGGNDNDICIFSMDSPQPLFTLKGHKNTVCTLSSGKFGTLLSGSWDTTAKVWLNEKCMMTLQGHAAAVWAVVILPEQGLMLSGSADKTIKLWKAGRCEKTFTGHEDCVRGLAVISNTEFFSCSNDTSIRRWHVNGECLQVYYSHTNYIYSLAVFPNCQDFVSTGEDRTLRIWRKGECTQTIRLPAQSVWCCCILPNGDIAVGASDGIIRVFTETEDRFASAEDLQAFEDELSKTTIDPKTGDLGDIKMEDLPGREHLNEPGNRDGQTRLIKDEQKVEAYQWSVSDGRWVKIGDVVGGSNQQTSKSVMYEGKEYDYVFTIDVNEGGPSMKLPYNVSDDPWLTAHNFLQKNDLSPMFLDQVANFIIENTKGHVVGPAQPAGGDPFTGGARYIPGASDNGPGFGADPFTGGGAYSSAALRQITTNIYFPKTDPVTFEQASITQIIAKLKELNDSAPQGHKLSEEILESLERLLVSVCGPNSSEPLPNIQQINLLWKASHWPEDIVFPVLDIMRLAVRHPQINESLCGEAEGVQLCNHLLSLMRPEGRPANQMLALRTLCNCFTGRHGRALLMAQREAVLSHAADLASVSNKNIHVALATLVLNYAGCLHSQPDLEAKAQCLSVASRALETVQDKEAVFRLLVALGTTVASDQTAQDLARSLGVNSQISKYSSVSDPSKVAECCQLVLKELQ; from the exons ATGGCGTTGTCTAACACATACAAACTCCGGTGCTCCATCCCGGGCCACGAAATGGACGTGAGGGGACTCGCGGCCGCTCTTTTCCCAGACGGCGCGTTCGTTTCTGTGTCGAGGGACCGAACCGGAAGAGTCTGGGTACCAAACTCAAG CCCAGACAAAGGCTTCACAGAGATGCACTGCATGTCCGGCCACTCGAATTTTGTATCCTGTGTATGCATTATTGCTCCAAATGAAACATACCCTCGAGGACTTATTGCCACTGGTGGGAATGACAATGACATCtgcattttctcaatggacagTCCACAGCCCCTATTCACTCTTAAGGGCCACAAAAATACAG TTTGCACCCTGTCCTCTGGGAAGTTTGGGACACTTTTGAGCGGCTCCTGGGACACCACAGCTAAAGTCTGGCTCAATGAAAAGTGCATGATGACCCTGCAG GGCCACGCTGCTGCAGTTTGGGCTGTGGTCATATTACCTGAACAAGGCCTCATGCTTTCTGGATCAGCAGATAAAACCATCAAGCTTTGGAAAGCGGGTCGATGCGAGAAAACTTTCACAG gtcACGAGGATTGTGTAAGGGGACTAGCAGTGATCAGCAACACTGAGTTTTTCTCTTGCAGCAATGACACCAGTATCAGAAGGTGGCATGTGAATGGCGAATGTTTGCAGGTCTATTATAGCCACACCAACTACATCTACAGCTTAGCTGTCTTTCCCAACTGCCAAG ATTTTGTAAGTACAGGAGAGGACAGGACTTTGAGGATATGGAGGAAGGGAGAATGTACTCAGACCATCCGTCTGCCTGCCCAGTCTGTCTGGTGCTGCTGTATTCTTCCTAATGGAGACATAGCTGTGGGAGCCAG CGATGGAATTATCCGTGTTTTTACGGAAACTGAGGACCGCTTTGCCAGTGCAGAAGACCTGCAGGCTTTTGAGGACGAGCTCTCCAAAACCACCATTGACCCCAAGACAGGCGACCTTGGAGATATCAAAATGGAAGATCTTCCTGGAAGAGAACACCTTAATGAGCCTG GAAATCGTGACGGACAGACACGGCTGATTAAAGATGAACAGAAGGTGGAGGCATATCAGTGGAGCGTCAGCGATGGCCGCTGGGTAAAAATCGGAGATGTAGTTGGAGGCTCCAATCAACAGACTTCCAAGAGTGTGATGTATGAAGGAAAG GAATATGACTACGTCTTCACCATTGACGTAAATGAGGGAGGGCCGTCCATGAAACTGCCTTACAATGTCTCGGATGATCCCTGGCTGACAGCACACAACTTCTTGCAGAAGAATGACCTGAGCCCCATGTTCCTTGACCAGGTTGCCAATTTTATCATAGAGAACACTAAAGGTCATGTGGTAGGACCAGCCCAGCCTGCTGGCGGTGATCCATTCACTG GAGGAGCTCGGTATATTCCCGGGGCGTCTGATAATGGGCCAGGCTTTGGAGCGGATCCCTTCACAG gTGGAGGCGCGTACTCCTCTGCAGCCCTCAGACAAATCACAACTAACATCTATTTCCCCAAGACTGATCCTGTGACTTTTGAGCAAGCCAGTATCACACAGATCATTG CCAAGCTGAAGGAGTTGAATGACAGTGCCCCTCAGGGGCACAAGCTATCTGAGGAGATTTTGGAAAGTCTCGAAAGGCTGCTGGTGTCCGTCTGTGGGCCGAACTCCTCAGAACCTCTTCCAAACATCCAGCAAATCAATCTACTGTGGAAAGCTTCTCACTGGCCTGAAG ACATCGTATTTCCGGTCCTGGACATCATGAGGCTGGCAGTACGTCACCCGCAGATTAATGAGAGCCTCTGTGGAGAGGCAGAGGGAGTCCAGCTGTGCAACCATCTGCTGAGCCTGATGAGGCCTGAGGGGCGCCCTGCCAACCAGATGTTGGCACTGCGGACTCTGTGTAACTGCTTCACTGGCAGGCACGGCCGAGCCCTCCTCATGGCCCAGCGTGAAGCGGTGCTGTCACATGCTGCTGACCTGGCCTCCGTCAGCAATAAGAACATCCATGTTGCTCTTGCCACTCTGGTGCTTAACTATGCTGGCTGCCTGCACAGCCAACCCGATCTTGAGGCCAAGGCccagtgtctctctgtggccAGCAGAGCTCTGGAGACGGTGCAAGACAAGGAGGCTGTGTTTAGGCTGCTGGTGGCCTTGGGAACCACTGTGGCTTCAGACCAAACGGCCCAGGACCTGGCCCGCTCTTTGGGGGTCAATTCTCAGATTTCAAAGTACTCATCGGTGTCTGATCCATCTAAAGTGGCTGAGTGTTGCCAACTGGTTTTAAAAGAACTACAATGA